The Kitasatospora sp. NBC_00374 genome has a segment encoding these proteins:
- a CDS encoding helix-turn-helix domain-containing protein, with translation MLDAFGVLGLGRPDGQVYAELVTTPQSTAVELADQCGLTLQQSQDALDRLADQGMATRAPVDRDRYLAVAPDVAIGTLIGHREAQLRSARAEMHRLMDAFREASRYTDPAHSVEVLTGGEAIAQRLEHLIETSHYQVRGFDCPPYIQDPVANLPRQRAKLRSGIRFRTVFDKEAIAWPGRLEKEILVGVEDGEEARVRPTLPMKMMMSDDRMAIIPISVGDAVLDAAYVIHPSALLQALDALFEAEWERAVPLQTAIGSGDGTDGPDADHLKLLGLLAAGLTDESIARSLGWSARTTQRRLQGLMRELGATTRFQAGMAARERGWL, from the coding sequence ATGCTCGACGCATTCGGAGTGCTCGGCCTCGGACGGCCGGACGGGCAGGTCTACGCGGAGCTGGTGACGACGCCGCAGTCCACCGCGGTGGAGCTGGCCGACCAGTGCGGCCTGACACTCCAACAGAGCCAGGACGCCCTGGACCGGTTGGCGGACCAGGGCATGGCCACCCGCGCGCCGGTGGACCGCGACCGCTACCTGGCGGTCGCCCCGGACGTCGCGATCGGCACGCTGATCGGCCACCGCGAGGCCCAGCTGCGCAGCGCCCGCGCCGAGATGCACCGGCTGATGGACGCCTTCCGCGAGGCCTCCCGGTACACCGACCCGGCGCACTCGGTGGAGGTGCTGACCGGCGGCGAGGCCATCGCCCAGCGGCTGGAGCACCTGATCGAGACCAGCCACTACCAGGTCCGCGGCTTCGACTGCCCGCCGTACATCCAGGACCCGGTGGCCAACCTGCCGCGCCAGCGGGCCAAGCTGAGGTCCGGGATCCGCTTCCGGACGGTCTTCGACAAGGAGGCCATCGCCTGGCCCGGCCGGTTGGAGAAGGAGATCCTGGTCGGCGTCGAGGACGGCGAGGAGGCCCGGGTCCGGCCCACCCTGCCGATGAAGATGATGATGTCGGACGACCGGATGGCGATCATCCCGATCAGCGTCGGCGACGCCGTCCTGGACGCCGCGTACGTGATCCACCCGTCCGCGCTGCTCCAGGCGCTCGACGCGCTGTTCGAGGCGGAGTGGGAGCGGGCGGTGCCGCTGCAGACCGCGATCGGGAGCGGCGACGGCACGGACGGCCCGGACGCCGACCACCTCAAGCTGCTCGGCCTGCTGGCCGCCGGCCTGACCGACGAGTCGATCGCCCGCTCGCTCGGCTGGAGCGCCCGGACCACCCAGCGCAGGCTGCAGGGACTGATGCGGGAGCTGGGCGCCACCACGCGCTTCCAGGCCGGCATGGCGGCCCGCGAGCGCGGCTGGCTGTAG
- a CDS encoding mucoidy inhibitor MuiA family protein, whose product MTIEPTEPTAPAEPTAPTGPIPLPVTAVTCLEDRAQVERTAVLDLAAGVQRLRLGPVTALAVDRTLHAELTAGQPAKVLDLRLVRGWTPRSPLPPGADDSPLRHRIHALTVEQLAEGRRRERLEARIALLGQLAADLLREIGEGAGRGEVERARWTRELDRVDAEREEYGERLRANRARLAALSDELAEALRALDEAEEEPAELTAHLEVTVTADAAGPAELRVGHLTPCALWRPAYRATLSGGELHLETEAVVWQRTGEDWSGARMSFSTARSALATDPPRLAEDRLSLRERSAEERRTVEVELREEEIGSTGPAAPDGGLPGVDDGGEVRVLRAPHPASVPGDGRAHRIPLTAFTTSASSEYACAPELSPLVTQVVRFGNGSGHALLAGPVDLVRGSGFTGRGELSFTAPGAAAELAFGSSDGYRVVRETEESRGSVGLTQRTVLTRTVRLHLSRFSGPEEHDEQVVAVRERIPVSEVSAVEVRLRKEACVPAPDELDAEGVVRWQVPLPPGGRRTVTLVYEVSGTAKVAGL is encoded by the coding sequence ATGACCATCGAGCCCACCGAACCCACGGCGCCCGCCGAGCCCACGGCACCCACCGGGCCGATCCCGCTGCCCGTCACCGCCGTCACCTGCCTGGAGGACCGCGCCCAGGTCGAGCGCACCGCCGTACTCGACCTGGCTGCCGGGGTCCAGCGGCTGCGGCTCGGTCCGGTCACCGCGCTGGCCGTCGACCGCACCCTGCACGCCGAGCTGACCGCCGGGCAGCCCGCCAAGGTGCTCGACCTGCGGCTGGTCCGCGGTTGGACGCCGCGCAGCCCGCTGCCGCCCGGCGCCGACGACTCCCCGCTGCGCCACCGGATCCACGCGCTGACGGTGGAGCAGCTTGCCGAGGGCCGCCGGCGGGAGCGGCTGGAGGCCAGGATCGCGCTGCTCGGGCAGCTCGCCGCCGACCTGCTGCGGGAGATCGGCGAGGGCGCGGGCCGGGGCGAGGTCGAGCGGGCCCGCTGGACCCGGGAACTGGACCGGGTGGACGCCGAGCGGGAGGAGTACGGCGAGCGGCTGCGGGCCAACCGCGCGCGGCTGGCCGCGCTCTCGGACGAGCTCGCCGAGGCGCTGCGGGCGCTGGACGAGGCCGAGGAGGAGCCCGCCGAACTGACCGCCCACCTCGAGGTGACGGTGACGGCCGACGCCGCCGGCCCGGCCGAGCTGCGGGTCGGCCACCTGACCCCGTGCGCGCTGTGGCGGCCGGCCTACCGGGCCACCCTGTCCGGCGGTGAGCTGCACCTGGAGACCGAGGCGGTGGTGTGGCAGCGCACCGGCGAGGACTGGTCGGGTGCCCGGATGTCCTTCTCCACCGCCCGCTCGGCGCTGGCCACCGACCCGCCGCGGCTGGCCGAGGACCGGCTCTCGCTGCGGGAGCGCTCGGCCGAGGAACGCCGGACGGTCGAGGTGGAGCTGCGCGAGGAGGAGATCGGCAGCACCGGTCCGGCCGCGCCGGACGGCGGCCTGCCGGGGGTGGACGACGGCGGCGAGGTCCGGGTGCTGCGCGCACCGCACCCCGCCTCGGTGCCGGGCGACGGCCGGGCCCACCGGATCCCCCTGACCGCCTTCACGACGTCGGCGAGCAGCGAGTACGCCTGTGCGCCCGAGCTGTCCCCGCTGGTCACCCAGGTGGTCCGGTTCGGCAACGGCTCGGGGCACGCGCTGCTGGCCGGCCCGGTGGACCTGGTCCGGGGCAGCGGTTTCACCGGTCGCGGCGAGCTGTCCTTCACCGCGCCCGGCGCCGCCGCCGAGCTCGCCTTCGGCAGCTCGGACGGCTACCGGGTGGTGCGGGAGACAGAGGAGAGCCGGGGGTCGGTCGGGCTGACCCAGCGCACGGTGCTCACCCGGACGGTCCGGCTGCACCTGTCGCGGTTCTCCGGCCCGGAGGAGCACGACGAGCAGGTGGTCGCGGTCCGCGAGCGGATCCCGGTCTCCGAGGTGTCGGCGGTCGAGGTGCGGCTGCGCAAGGAGGCCTGTGTGCCGGCGCCGGACGAGCTGGACGCCGAGGGCGTCGTCCGCTGGCAGGTGCCCCTGCCGCCGGGCGGGCGGCGCACCGTCACGCTGGTCTACGAGGTGTCGGGAACGGCCAAGGTGGCGGGCCTGTGA
- the scpB gene encoding SMC-Scp complex subunit ScpB, producing MPLRAALEAILMIADDPVPDGHLASVLERPRAEVAAALRELSAEYTDQGRGFDLRQVAGGWRFYSRADCAQAVDRFVLDGQQARLTQAALETLAVVAYRQPVSRGRVSAVRGVNCDGVMRTLVQRGLVEEAGSEPETGAILYRTTNYFLERMGLRGLHELPELAPFLPEVDDVEAESLEGTVIAEAVAAAQAAGDRDEAGREVR from the coding sequence GTGCCGCTCCGGGCGGCGCTGGAGGCCATCCTGATGATCGCCGACGATCCGGTGCCCGACGGGCACCTGGCCTCCGTCCTGGAACGCCCGCGGGCCGAGGTGGCCGCCGCCCTGCGCGAGCTGTCCGCCGAGTACACCGACCAGGGCCGCGGCTTCGACCTGCGCCAGGTCGCCGGCGGCTGGCGGTTCTACAGCCGGGCCGACTGCGCGCAGGCCGTCGACCGCTTCGTCCTGGACGGCCAGCAGGCCCGCCTCACCCAGGCCGCACTGGAGACGCTGGCGGTCGTCGCATACCGGCAACCGGTGTCGCGCGGCAGGGTCTCCGCGGTACGTGGTGTGAACTGTGACGGCGTGATGCGTACCCTGGTACAGCGAGGACTGGTGGAAGAAGCCGGATCCGAGCCCGAAACAGGTGCGATCCTGTATCGGACGACGAACTACTTCCTGGAACGGATGGGGCTGCGCGGCTTGCACGAGCTGCCGGAGCTCGCGCCCTTTCTGCCCGAGGTCGACGACGTGGAAGCGGAGTCCCTCGAAGGCACGGTGATCGCGGAGGCGGTCGCGGCCGCGCAAGCGGCGGGCGACCGCGACGAGGCGGGTCGGGAAGTGCGGTGA
- the cmk gene encoding (d)CMP kinase, whose translation MDTADRAHAPVVVAIDGPSGSGKSTVSRAVAARLGLSFLDTGAMYRAMTWWMLSNDVDVDDPDAVAIACGKPVIVSGTDAAGPTITVDGRDVSGPIRGPEVTAQVSAVSAVPAVRARLVELQRGCAEVAERGIVAEGRDMGTVVFPSATVKIFLTASETARAERRAAELRAKGVDEATITAMAADLARRDAADSSRATAPLTQAADAVLVDTSELTLEQVIDRIAALVEDRAGRLSAV comes from the coding sequence GTGGACACTGCCGACCGAGCGCACGCCCCGGTCGTCGTCGCCATCGACGGACCCTCCGGCTCCGGCAAGTCGACCGTCTCCCGGGCGGTCGCCGCCCGGCTGGGGCTGAGCTTCCTGGACACCGGCGCGATGTACCGCGCGATGACCTGGTGGATGCTCAGCAACGACGTGGACGTCGACGACCCGGACGCGGTCGCCATCGCCTGCGGCAAGCCGGTGATCGTCTCCGGTACGGACGCGGCCGGCCCGACCATAACGGTCGACGGCCGGGACGTCTCCGGCCCGATCCGCGGACCGGAGGTGACCGCCCAGGTCTCCGCCGTCTCCGCCGTCCCCGCCGTCCGGGCCCGCCTGGTCGAGCTGCAGCGCGGCTGCGCCGAGGTCGCCGAGCGCGGCATCGTCGCCGAGGGCCGGGACATGGGCACCGTGGTGTTCCCGAGCGCCACCGTGAAGATCTTCCTCACCGCGTCCGAGACGGCCCGCGCCGAGCGCCGGGCCGCCGAACTGCGCGCCAAGGGCGTGGACGAGGCCACCATCACCGCGATGGCCGCCGACCTGGCCCGCCGCGACGCAGCCGACTCCTCCCGGGCGACCGCTCCGCTGACCCAGGCCGCCGACGCGGTCCTGGTGGACACCAGCGAGCTCACCCTGGAGCAGGTGATCGACCGGATCGCCGCGCTGGTCGAGGACCGGGCCGGCCGCCTGTCCGCCGTCTGA
- a CDS encoding pseudouridine synthase, protein MRSSGNGRNSSGGGQGRSGGQGRGGQGQGGQGQGGSRGGGSYGGSSYGGGSGGGRGGSGGGPSSGGGRGGSSYGGGRGGSGGSGGGRGGSGGPGGSGGGRGGSGGGFSRDRRDDRRDDRRDDNRYPDRPLRPEERRYDRPEFGGGPNATPSRGGYTARRPAPAPKPRREGQGAPGDPRRQPQRSRELQARIEDAVLARHDKPAVKLPKTFGEPEGERLQKVLARAGIGSRRACEELIEQGRVQVNGKQVTEQGKRVDAENDEIKVDGLTVATQSFLFFALNKPAGVVSTMEDPDGRQCLGDYVTNRETRLFHVGRLDTETEGIILLTNHGELAHRLTHPKYGVTKTYLAAIQGPIPRDLGRRLAEGVELEDGFARADSFKVVSNIGKNYLVEVTLHEGRKHIVRRMLAEVGYPVDKLVRTHFGPIALGDQKSGWLRRLTNPEVGRLLNEVGL, encoded by the coding sequence ATGCGTAGCAGTGGCAACGGCAGGAACAGCAGCGGCGGCGGCCAGGGCCGCAGTGGTGGCCAGGGGCGGGGCGGCCAGGGCCAGGGCGGCCAGGGTCAGGGCGGGAGCCGGGGCGGCGGCTCGTACGGCGGTTCGTCGTACGGCGGCGGCTCCGGCGGTGGCCGCGGTGGCTCGGGCGGCGGCCCGTCCTCCGGTGGCGGCCGCGGCGGCTCGTCGTACGGCGGCGGCCGCGGTGGTTCGGGCGGCTCCGGCGGTGGCCGCGGCGGTTCGGGCGGCCCCGGCGGCTCCGGCGGTGGCCGTGGTGGTTCGGGCGGCGGCTTCTCCCGCGATCGGCGGGACGACCGCAGGGACGACCGGCGCGACGACAACCGCTACCCCGACCGCCCGCTGCGCCCCGAGGAGCGCCGCTACGACCGCCCCGAGTTCGGTGGCGGCCCGAACGCGACGCCCAGCCGCGGCGGCTACACCGCGCGCCGCCCGGCGCCCGCGCCCAAGCCGCGCCGCGAGGGCCAGGGTGCGCCCGGCGACCCGCGCCGTCAGCCGCAGCGCTCGCGCGAGCTGCAGGCCCGGATCGAGGACGCCGTGCTGGCCCGGCACGACAAGCCGGCCGTCAAGCTGCCCAAGACCTTCGGCGAGCCCGAGGGCGAGCGCCTGCAGAAGGTGCTGGCCCGCGCGGGCATCGGCAGCCGCCGCGCCTGCGAGGAGCTGATCGAGCAGGGCCGGGTGCAGGTCAACGGCAAGCAGGTCACCGAGCAGGGCAAGCGGGTCGACGCCGAGAACGACGAGATCAAGGTGGACGGCCTGACCGTCGCCACCCAGTCGTTCCTGTTCTTCGCGCTCAACAAGCCGGCCGGCGTGGTCTCCACCATGGAGGACCCGGACGGCCGCCAGTGCCTCGGCGACTACGTGACCAACCGGGAGACCCGGCTGTTCCACGTCGGCCGCCTGGACACCGAGACCGAGGGCATCATCCTGCTCACCAACCACGGCGAGCTGGCCCACCGCCTCACCCACCCCAAGTACGGCGTGACCAAGACCTACCTGGCCGCCATCCAGGGGCCGATCCCGCGCGACCTGGGCCGGCGCCTCGCCGAGGGCGTCGAGCTGGAGGACGGCTTCGCCCGCGCCGACAGCTTCAAGGTGGTCTCCAACATCGGCAAGAACTACCTGGTCGAGGTGACCCTCCACGAGGGCCGCAAGCACATCGTCCGGCGGATGCTCGCCGAGGTGGGCTACCCGGTCGACAAGCTGGTCCGGACCCACTTCGGCCCGATCGCCCTCGGCGACCAGAAGTCGGGCTGGCTGCGCCGCCTGACCAACCCCGAGGTCGGCCGCCTGCTGAACGAGGTCGGCCTGTAG
- a CDS encoding DUF952 domain-containing protein: protein MIYHLAPLDDWLRDPGRPYAAASLLTDGFIHCSADEPTLLAVANSFFRDTPGPLMALLIEETLVEPMVKWEAATGGPPPGATPGVLFPHIYGRLNRTAVVGLEKLERGPDGRWATLLPWS, encoded by the coding sequence ATGATCTACCATCTCGCCCCCCTGGACGACTGGCTGCGCGACCCCGGCCGGCCGTACGCCGCCGCCTCGCTGCTGACCGACGGCTTCATCCACTGCTCGGCCGACGAGCCGACCCTGCTGGCCGTGGCCAACAGCTTCTTCCGGGACACGCCGGGGCCGCTGATGGCCCTGCTGATCGAGGAGACGCTGGTCGAGCCGATGGTCAAGTGGGAGGCCGCCACCGGCGGTCCGCCGCCCGGCGCCACGCCCGGGGTGCTGTTCCCGCACATCTACGGCCGACTGAACCGCACGGCGGTGGTCGGCCTGGAGAAGCTCGAACGCGGCCCGGACGGCCGGTGGGCCACCCTGCTGCCCTGGAGCTGA
- the der gene encoding ribosome biogenesis GTPase Der — protein sequence MSNDIATGSTGPAASAASASAASAASAGSHGELDSAEYAEFMALAAEEGFDSEEIDADLDASSGGPLPVLAVVGRPNVGKSTLVNRIIGRREAVVEDRPGVTRDRVTYEATWNGRRFKLVDTGGWELDVLGLDAMVAAQAELGIETADAVLFVVDATVGATDTDEALIKIIRKAGKPTVLCANKVDGQSTEAEAAYLWSLGLGEPYPVSALHGRGSGDLLDAVLAALPEAPPQTFGTGTLGGPRRVALIGRPNVGKSSLLNKVAGEERVVVNSLAGTTRDPVDELIELGGKTWKFVDTAGIRRRVHLTAGADFYASLRTSSALEKAEVAVVLIDASETLAEQDTRIISMAVEAGRAVVVAYNKWDQLDEERRYYLEREIERDLVQVQWAPRVNVSALTGRHMEKLVPAIETALAGWETRIPTSRLNAFLGELVASHPHPIRGGKQPRILFGTQAGTRPPRFVLFASGFLEAGYRRFVERRLREEFGFVGTPISISVRVREKRSRKK from the coding sequence ATGAGCAACGACATCGCGACCGGCTCGACCGGTCCGGCCGCCTCCGCCGCCTCCGCCTCCGCCGCCTCCGCCGCCTCCGCCGGCTCGCACGGCGAGCTGGACTCCGCCGAGTACGCCGAGTTCATGGCACTCGCCGCCGAGGAGGGTTTCGACTCGGAGGAGATCGACGCCGACCTGGACGCGTCCTCCGGCGGTCCGCTGCCCGTGCTGGCCGTCGTCGGCCGCCCGAACGTCGGCAAGTCGACTCTGGTCAACCGCATCATCGGCCGCCGTGAGGCGGTCGTCGAGGACCGTCCGGGCGTGACCCGCGACCGGGTCACCTACGAGGCCACCTGGAACGGCCGCCGCTTCAAGCTGGTCGACACGGGTGGCTGGGAGCTCGACGTCCTCGGCCTCGACGCCATGGTCGCCGCCCAGGCCGAGCTCGGCATCGAGACCGCCGACGCCGTGCTCTTCGTGGTGGACGCCACCGTCGGCGCGACCGACACCGACGAAGCCCTGATCAAGATCATCCGCAAGGCCGGCAAGCCCACCGTGCTCTGCGCCAACAAGGTCGACGGCCAGTCCACCGAGGCCGAGGCCGCCTACCTGTGGTCGCTCGGCCTCGGCGAGCCGTACCCCGTCTCGGCCCTGCACGGCCGCGGCTCCGGCGACCTGCTGGACGCCGTCCTGGCCGCCCTCCCGGAGGCGCCGCCGCAGACCTTCGGGACCGGCACCCTCGGCGGCCCGCGCCGCGTCGCGCTGATCGGCCGCCCGAACGTCGGCAAGTCCAGCCTGCTCAACAAGGTCGCCGGCGAGGAGCGGGTGGTCGTCAACTCGCTGGCCGGCACCACCCGCGACCCGGTCGACGAGCTCATCGAGCTGGGCGGCAAGACCTGGAAGTTCGTCGACACCGCCGGCATCCGTCGCCGGGTCCACCTCACCGCAGGCGCCGACTTCTACGCCTCGCTGCGCACCTCCTCGGCGCTGGAGAAGGCCGAGGTCGCGGTCGTCCTGATCGACGCGAGCGAGACGCTGGCCGAGCAGGACACCCGGATCATCTCGATGGCCGTCGAGGCCGGGCGCGCCGTCGTCGTCGCGTACAACAAGTGGGACCAGCTCGACGAGGAGCGGCGCTACTACCTCGAGCGCGAGATCGAGCGCGACCTCGTCCAGGTCCAGTGGGCGCCCCGGGTCAACGTCTCCGCGCTGACCGGCCGGCACATGGAGAAGCTCGTCCCGGCGATCGAGACCGCGCTGGCCGGCTGGGAGACCCGGATCCCGACCTCCCGGCTGAACGCCTTCCTGGGCGAGCTGGTGGCCTCGCACCCGCACCCCATCCGGGGTGGCAAGCAGCCGCGCATCCTGTTCGGCACCCAGGCCGGTACCCGGCCGCCGCGGTTCGTGCTCTTCGCCTCCGGCTTCCTTGAGGCCGGCTACCGCCGGTTCGTCGAGCGCCGGCTCCGGGAGGAGTTCGGGTTCGTCGGTACGCCGATCTCGATCTCGGTCCGGGTGCGGGAGAAGCGCAGCCGCAAGAAGTGA
- a CDS encoding prephenate dehydrogenase, with protein MRTAAVVGTGLIGTSAALALTGRGVSVHLEDADPDAARTAASLGAGTTEPPEAPVDLAIIAVPPALVGKVLADCQRRGLARWYTDVASVKAGPRAEIVALGCDTSHYLGSHPMAGRETSGPLAARADLFEGRPWVLTPTDDTDTGTLNAVLELVTLCGAMPIVMDAAAHDRAVALVSHAPQLVSSLVAARLEHADETAVRLSGQGVRDVTRIAASNPSMWVDILSANAGMVADILEEVAGDLGETVTALRALQASDEGERRAGATGIEAVMRRGNTGQARIPGKHGAPPTRYESVTVVLGDQPGELGRLFGEVGVLGVNIEDVTIEHSTGQQVGHVHLAVAAAAVKPLTTGLRERGWSVRD; from the coding sequence ATGCGCACCGCCGCCGTTGTCGGCACCGGACTGATCGGTACCTCCGCCGCCCTCGCCCTCACCGGGCGCGGGGTGAGCGTCCACCTGGAGGACGCCGACCCGGACGCCGCCCGCACGGCCGCCTCGCTCGGCGCCGGCACCACCGAGCCGCCCGAGGCGCCGGTCGACCTGGCGATCATCGCGGTGCCGCCCGCCCTGGTCGGCAAGGTGCTCGCCGACTGCCAGCGCCGCGGCCTCGCCCGCTGGTACACCGACGTCGCCAGCGTGAAGGCCGGGCCGCGGGCCGAGATCGTCGCGCTGGGCTGCGACACCTCCCACTACCTCGGCAGCCACCCGATGGCCGGCCGGGAGACGTCCGGCCCGCTGGCCGCCCGGGCCGACCTGTTCGAGGGCCGTCCCTGGGTGCTCACCCCGACCGACGACACCGACACCGGGACGCTCAACGCGGTGCTGGAACTGGTCACGCTCTGTGGCGCCATGCCGATCGTGATGGACGCCGCCGCCCACGACCGGGCCGTCGCCCTGGTCTCGCACGCCCCGCAGCTGGTCTCCTCGCTGGTCGCGGCCCGGCTGGAGCACGCCGACGAGACCGCCGTCCGGCTCTCCGGCCAGGGCGTGCGCGACGTCACCCGGATCGCCGCCTCCAACCCCTCGATGTGGGTGGACATCCTCTCCGCCAACGCCGGCATGGTCGCCGACATCCTGGAGGAGGTCGCCGGGGACCTCGGCGAGACCGTCACCGCGCTGCGCGCCCTGCAGGCGTCCGACGAGGGCGAACGCCGGGCGGGCGCCACCGGGATCGAGGCCGTGATGCGCCGGGGCAACACCGGCCAGGCCCGGATCCCCGGCAAGCACGGTGCCCCGCCCACCCGCTACGAGAGCGTCACCGTCGTGCTCGGCGACCAGCCGGGCGAGCTCGGCCGCCTGTTCGGCGAGGTCGGGGTGCTCGGGGTCAACATCGAGGACGTCACCATCGAGCACTCCACCGGCCAGCAGGTCGGCCACGTCCACCTCGCGGTCGCCGCGGCGGCTGTGAAGCCGCTCACCACGGGCCTGCGCGAGCGCGGCTGGAGCGTCCGGGACTGA
- a CDS encoding mucoidy inhibitor MuiA family protein, which translates to MTGQTAGGWESELDSVTVYATGALCRRRARGVVPPDGRVRLPGLPRSLDAGSLRAKVLGAGGARVTEARLAVEAELRDPSELPELRRRVDRARDERDAALERHARRLDRVAEVSALRAVPPPRLPEEPHRRTPSDAWLELADFVDERLARLHERAAELTEELRLAEHALAVAQDELDRASNAAPARPVATGATALLTLVGADAGEIELELEYGVPGAVWVPTYRLSHRDGERTGQLVLRAAVAQRSGEDWTGVRLSLSTADLRRRTELPKLRSVRIGRRQSAPQPSGWREPPAGLADLFTGYDAVGPAPGAAPERGWPLPPPAVPAFAPPPAPVAPMPPQGYGGMLGAPAPGAAPSPSMAPAAGGGGFGGAPAADTYRKRSAAPAPFAQAQAPAPFAQASAPEPGPQGPPQPPAELLDYAALTLAGPDEPAARRGRLLPRQGGDPLAAERRRIAEQVAGLPLPGRAVRPRESAGSFDHRFDAAAPADIPSDGTWHTVAVTELPVGVTTEYVCVPAVEETVYTTLLLANETDQALLAGPVDVSVDGEHLVTAALPTLAPGDRRRVGLGPAEGIRVARRVEMRESTAGMLNNTTVLDHRVHIELASRLTRPAVVVTYERIPVTSDSDIRIEEHPGWVSPDPLSGYPPASTRTRRAELPAGGTVEFDGGFEIRIPAGKALVDGNRRS; encoded by the coding sequence GTGACAGGCCAGACAGCGGGTGGCTGGGAGTCGGAGCTCGACTCCGTCACGGTCTACGCCACGGGTGCGCTCTGCCGCAGACGGGCCCGGGGAGTCGTGCCGCCGGACGGCCGGGTCCGGCTGCCGGGCCTGCCGCGCTCGCTGGACGCCGGCTCGCTGCGGGCCAAGGTGCTCGGCGCCGGCGGCGCCCGGGTGACGGAGGCCCGGCTGGCGGTGGAGGCCGAGCTGCGCGACCCGTCCGAGCTCCCGGAGCTGCGTCGCCGGGTGGACCGGGCCCGGGACGAACGGGACGCCGCCCTCGAGCGGCACGCCCGCCGGCTCGACCGGGTCGCGGAGGTCTCCGCGCTGCGCGCCGTCCCGCCTCCGCGCCTGCCCGAGGAGCCGCACCGCCGGACGCCCTCCGACGCCTGGCTGGAGCTGGCGGACTTCGTCGACGAGCGGCTGGCCCGCCTGCACGAGCGGGCCGCCGAGCTGACCGAGGAGCTCCGGCTGGCCGAGCACGCGCTGGCCGTGGCCCAGGACGAGCTGGACCGGGCCTCGAACGCGGCGCCCGCCCGGCCGGTGGCCACCGGCGCGACCGCGCTGCTCACCCTCGTCGGCGCCGACGCCGGCGAGATCGAGCTGGAGCTGGAGTACGGCGTGCCGGGCGCGGTCTGGGTCCCGACGTACCGGCTGAGCCACCGCGACGGCGAGCGGACCGGGCAGCTGGTGCTGCGCGCCGCGGTCGCCCAGCGTTCGGGCGAGGACTGGACGGGTGTCCGGCTCTCGCTCTCCACCGCCGACCTGCGGCGCCGCACCGAGCTGCCGAAGCTGCGCTCGGTGCGGATCGGCCGCCGCCAGTCCGCCCCGCAGCCCTCCGGCTGGCGGGAGCCGCCCGCGGGGCTGGCCGATCTGTTCACGGGGTATGACGCCGTCGGCCCGGCCCCGGGCGCCGCACCGGAGCGCGGGTGGCCACTGCCGCCGCCCGCCGTCCCCGCGTTCGCGCCGCCGCCCGCCCCGGTCGCCCCGATGCCGCCGCAGGGCTACGGCGGCATGCTGGGCGCCCCCGCGCCGGGTGCGGCGCCGTCCCCCTCGATGGCCCCGGCCGCGGGCGGCGGCGGCTTCGGCGGTGCGCCCGCGGCCGACACCTACCGCAAGCGGTCGGCCGCCCCGGCCCCGTTCGCCCAGGCCCAGGCCCCGGCCCCGTTCGCCCAGGCCTCAGCCCCGGAGCCCGGGCCGCAGGGCCCGCCGCAGCCCCCCGCCGAGCTGCTCGACTACGCGGCGCTGACGCTGGCCGGCCCCGACGAGCCCGCCGCCCGGCGCGGCCGGCTGCTGCCCCGGCAGGGCGGCGACCCGCTGGCCGCCGAGCGGCGCCGGATCGCCGAGCAGGTGGCCGGTCTGCCGCTGCCGGGCCGCGCGGTGCGCCCGCGCGAGTCGGCCGGCTCCTTCGACCACCGCTTCGACGCCGCGGCCCCGGCCGACATCCCGTCCGACGGCACCTGGCACACCGTCGCCGTCACCGAGCTGCCGGTCGGGGTGACCACCGAGTACGTCTGTGTGCCCGCGGTCGAGGAGACCGTGTACACCACCCTGCTGCTCGCCAACGAGACCGACCAGGCGCTGCTGGCCGGTCCGGTCGACGTGTCGGTCGACGGCGAGCACCTGGTCACCGCCGCCCTGCCGACCCTGGCGCCCGGCGATCGCCGGCGGGTGGGCCTCGGGCCGGCGGAGGGGATCCGGGTGGCCCGCCGCGTCGAGATGCGCGAGTCCACCGCCGGCATGCTCAACAACACGACGGTCCTGGACCACCGCGTCCACATCGAGCTGGCCAGCCGGCTCACCCGGCCGGCCGTGGTGGTGACGTACGAGCGCATCCCGGTCACCTCGGACTCGGACATCCGGATCGAGGAGCATCCCGGATGGGTCTCCCCCGACCCCCTGTCGGGCTACCCGCCGGCGTCCACCCGGACCCGGCGGGCGGAGCTGCCCGCCGGCGGCACCGTCGAGTTCGACGGCGGCTTCGAGATCCGTATCCCGGCCGGCAAGGCCCTGGTCGACGGCAACCGCAGGAGCTGA